The genomic DNA GTGACTGAGATTTCCCATCTTTTCCTGGAAATTCATCTGTTACAAGAACTACTTTAACCCCTTTTCTTTCTACCTTACGACAGTTCATCATAAGATCCGTATCAGGGTTTCCGTATCCTTCTTCAGTTATAATAACTCCATCAAGACCCATCCATTCAGCAAGTTTTGCAACCATATCCGAATGACGTTCCTTATCTGCAAGAAAGACATTTTCATTAGTCAGGATAACTCCCATAAAATTTATGTCTTTTCCATGATGCTTATAACAGTCCTCAATAACGGGATTATGGAAATGGTGATATGTAGTAACTTTATCACATGGAGCAACACAGTTACCTGAAACTATCGCTCCATCCATAATTTCTGTAGGATACATAAATGTAGGAACAAATTGTTTTGCATCTACTCCATAGTAATAAGTGTCGTGCAGAAGTCCTTGAGATTGCAGCATATGAACATACCCTACTTTAGGAAGATCAGGATACATAGCAGCCTGTTCAAATACAGGTTTTGTTTCATATACTTCTAAAACATCAGGCTCAAGGTTTCTTGCCGTTTCCCCTAAAAATGCAGCTACTTTAAGTCCCGCTATACGTCCGGCTTTTTCATACACATGTGTTTCCAAACCTGCTTTAGGCTCTATAACTACACAAAGATTTACTGTTTGCGAAAAAGGACAGTAATCTGCGGCAGGACCGCTCATATCTATTACACCTTCCTGAAAACCTACTATACGCCCTACAGTAAGTACACAGCATCCGTCAAGAGTATGTGTTCTTCCTTCTCCAACTGTAGGACTTACTTTTCCGATTACTCCCGGAAATATTTCTCCTCCTCCACTTACTTTAACACGAGGTTCTATCACATCTTTTACAGGCGTTATTCTTGTTTTTTCTCCCGGTCTTGCTATATCAAGCTTACATCCTATAAGTTTATCATCCTCCAGAACCAGTTTTTCAACTTCTTCCTTATTCACATAAAGAATATGATTTTCAACATAAGTTCTATCTGAAAACTGAATGTCATTTATTTTGATTTTTCCTAATTCTA from Leptotrichia sp. OH3620_COT-345 includes the following:
- the grdG gene encoding sarcosine reductase complex component B subunit alpha; the protein is MKLELGKIKINDIQFSDRTYVENHILYVNKEEVEKLVLEDDKLIGCKLDIARPGEKTRITPVKDVIEPRVKVSGGGEIFPGVIGKVSPTVGEGRTHTLDGCCVLTVGRIVGFQEGVIDMSGPAADYCPFSQTVNLCVVIEPKAGLETHVYEKAGRIAGLKVAAFLGETARNLEPDVLEVYETKPVFEQAAMYPDLPKVGYVHMLQSQGLLHDTYYYGVDAKQFVPTFMYPTEIMDGAIVSGNCVAPCDKVTTYHHFHNPVIEDCYKHHGKDINFMGVILTNENVFLADKERHSDMVAKLAEWMGLDGVIITEEGYGNPDTDLMMNCRKVERKGVKVVLVTDEFPGKDGKSQSLADTCEEATALASCGQGNATLQFPVMDKVIGTMEYIESQIGGWAGCVNEDGSFEAEIQIIIASTIANGFNRLAARGY